From the Choristoneura fumiferana chromosome 15, NRCan_CFum_1, whole genome shotgun sequence genome, the window tataaatcaaataatatttacacaTTTGATGTTCTATGTAAAAACTTGTCCAGTAAAACAGGAGAAacaatttgaaatgaaaatgaaaatgaaatgaaatattttatttgaccgatagcacagaataagttatAGCACAAGTACCGATAGTTGCCACCAATCCCCCTCGCAGGACGGGGAGACAGTAATGACTGACAGAGGGCTATAGATTGCCAATAATTACCTGTTGTCTTGTTACCTAATTGAAGTCGCCAGATTCTCGTCAAAACATCAATAATTGCCAGTTTTAGCGCCGGCAACAGAGCCACTTAAATCACGAGAAACTTCCGAGTTTCACAGAATAGCTCGAGAAAGTACAAGTGAAATTATTGAATCTTGGCTGACAACTGTCCCCAATTTAATTAAACGACTAATATTCTTGTCGGAATTCAGACGGGAGCTAGATGTATTCGGAGAATTTACGGAGTCGATTGGCTTTAATGGACATCTAAATAACGATATTTggagtatcgaaaatacaaactgaaacatagatgcacagaaaaaccagaaaaagagaccaacgctgggaatcgaacccaggtcctcagcattccgtgcagcgtgctataccgctacaccaccactggacaggagtacagacacaaatttctcctacgcaccacatatctcacctacatcatcccagcctatatacgtcccactgctgggcacaggcctcctctgaacAACAGggcatatctcagcttgtttgtaaCTTATTTAGTCACTAAAGCAGCAACATCTatgcttttagccctcatcgagaaacattcagcactccattggaactatagtacttttcggataggatgggcacggtgacacatgtcattaagcaattaaaaggttgtgacaatgtaaattcgaatcgatttattgcgattctcgattaaataatgctaagggtgtgtaatcggttttattagtgatagtttatatttttaaatagtttttgcctgcggcttcgcccgcgtagcaagtgtttttgcttgtctatcgggatctgctgagcctgttccttttgccacacagtgcaagggactggcaaacgcattttttattagtttattgtttatttgtattctgtgtgcctatcctgtattgttcatgttggcaaataaatcaatcttaatcttaatcttaatctcacaaaccatgcggtattctttggcactatatctaaattaataacgggaaaaaaattaacaaaaaccgtaacaacaaaattgaataacaaagtaacagttcaaaacatcaaactaTACGAAAGACTTGAAGCAAAGACGCAATTAAGGACCTTCGCTCTCGAACTAGAACCTATGAAAtgaacacataaaaaaacataggcGTAGTAGACATATCGATTTAAGAAGAATAATCTCAATAGAACTGACAATATGTACTTAGTGTGTAATTAGGTACAGCATATGTAAAACACGAtgcaaataataagtacatattaCATCAGCCTATCAATGCATCGGAATTGAAACGTTGTTTGTTAACGCTTTGATTTAGCATCAGCTCAGTCGGATTATCGACACTACACTGTATTCACGATTAGTCCCGTTTGGTCCCACGGTTTGGTTTGAGTATATGTTACCGCACGAGTTCTGAAACCAATAGTGTATCGATATAATGCAAGTGATTGCCAACACTACTGATGCAGGTATTGTATTACACTCTGTCGATAGTACGAATAATATAATTGCATGACTTATATTTAAAAGATATTTtctcaaaaggtaataaaatgtattgttcGCACACTAAAACCTCTTTCAGCTCTATATTGTGCAGGTATGTTTTATGCATGTATATTATATTCATATCGGTAAACAAGCGGTATTTGACTATTGATCAACAAAACTACTTTGAGTCATGAGCCTCTTTGTAACATTCGAAGGGTTCAGTACTCACCGAGAAAGCCTTAAGGAACACGAGGCACTGTATGATCCCCTCCATAGTGTCGCCGGTGAGGCAGAAGGTGCCGGTCAGGTGGCGGCCCTTCTTGTCTCCGAGCGCGGGCGCAGCGGCCAGGCTCGCGTGCACGAGCGCGCCGCGAGGCCGCGCGTCGCGCGTCGCGCCCAGCACGCCCGGCAACG encodes:
- the LOC141435915 gene encoding uncharacterized protein, which produces MDPLARLMEGAPLPGVLGATRDARPRGALVHASLAAAPALGDKKGRHLTGTFCLTGDTMEGIIQCLVFLKAFSVSTEPFECYKEAHDSK